In one window of Campylobacter coli DNA:
- the trpA gene encoding tryptophan synthase subunit alpha encodes MVDFTKFYKDKANVAYMVLGYPNLKISEEFLKRLDESSIDVLELGIAYSDPIADGEIIANAAKIALEQGADIHKIFELLAKIKTKKALVFMVYYNLIFSYGLENFVKKAKALGISALIVPELSYEESKPLYKECQKYDIALITLVSITTPKERVEELVKNAKGFIYLLASVGITGGQSVDNKLLQEKIQEIRSFTKLPIYIGFGVKNNADVRNMRKLADGVIVGTNIVKLFASNDVNQILKGVEEIFEK; translated from the coding sequence ATGGTTGATTTTACAAAATTTTACAAGGATAAGGCAAATGTAGCTTATATGGTTTTAGGCTATCCAAATTTAAAAATTAGTGAAGAGTTTTTAAAGCGTTTGGATGAAAGTTCGATCGATGTTTTAGAATTAGGAATCGCATACAGTGATCCTATTGCCGATGGTGAGATCATTGCTAATGCTGCAAAAATTGCCCTAGAGCAAGGTGCAGACATTCATAAAATATTTGAGCTTTTAGCCAAAATAAAAACAAAAAAAGCTCTTGTTTTCATGGTGTATTATAATTTAATTTTTTCTTACGGCTTAGAAAATTTTGTTAAAAAAGCTAAGGCTTTGGGAATTTCTGCTTTGATAGTTCCTGAGTTAAGTTATGAAGAAAGTAAGCCTTTGTATAAAGAATGTCAAAAGTATGACATAGCCTTGATTACTCTTGTAAGCATTACAACTCCTAAAGAACGCGTTGAAGAACTTGTAAAAAATGCTAAGGGTTTTATTTATTTACTTGCTAGTGTAGGTATAACAGGGGGGCAAAGTGTGGATAATAAACTCTTGCAAGAAAAAATACAAGAGATTCGATCATTTACAAAATTACCTATTTATATAGGTTTTGGAGTAAAAAATAATGCGGATGTAAGAAATATGCGCAAACTAGCCGATGGGGTGATAGTAGGAACAAATATAGTAAAACTTTTTGCAAGTAATGATGTGAATCAAATTTTAAAAGGGGTGGAAGAAATTTTTGAAAAATAA
- the trpB gene encoding tryptophan synthase subunit beta, whose product MKKAYYGEFGGQFLPESAMFALNELENAFLKFAQDKTFKKELKELLTTYVGRPTPLYFARNLSKKYGHEIYLKREDLNHTGAHKINNAIAQALLAKKMGKKKIIAETGAGQHGLATATAAALLGLECEIYMGATDVQRQALNVYKMELLGAKVNAIQSGLKTLKEATTAAIQAWVGDIKNLFYVVGSAVGPYPYPKMVTHFQSVIGKECKSQLKKLGKKVDYIIAAVGGGSNAGGIFYEFIKDEGVNLIGIEAGGLGVDTPYHAATLTKGKTGIIHGMKTKVLQDELGNILPVHSVSAGLDYPGIGPLHAFLSQSGRAKYYAITDEECMIALKLLCKEEGIIPAIESSHALAFLEKLCPKLNKKSVIVVNLSGRGDKDMQTIREYKKGMIYG is encoded by the coding sequence ATGAAAAAGGCGTATTATGGTGAATTTGGTGGGCAGTTTTTGCCTGAGAGTGCGATGTTTGCTTTAAATGAGCTTGAAAATGCTTTTTTGAAATTTGCACAAGATAAAACCTTTAAAAAAGAGCTTAAAGAACTTTTAACTACTTATGTAGGACGCCCCACTCCGCTTTATTTTGCTCGAAATTTAAGTAAAAAATATGGACATGAAATTTATCTTAAGCGCGAAGATTTAAATCATACAGGAGCGCATAAAATCAACAATGCTATAGCTCAAGCACTTTTAGCAAAAAAAATGGGTAAGAAAAAAATCATTGCTGAAACAGGAGCGGGACAGCATGGATTAGCTACTGCTACTGCTGCGGCACTTTTAGGACTTGAGTGTGAAATTTACATGGGAGCGACTGATGTGCAACGACAAGCTTTAAATGTTTATAAAATGGAGCTTTTAGGAGCTAAGGTTAATGCTATACAAAGTGGACTTAAAACCTTAAAAGAAGCTACAACTGCTGCTATTCAAGCTTGGGTGGGGGATATTAAAAATCTTTTTTATGTGGTTGGAAGTGCCGTAGGACCTTATCCTTATCCTAAGATGGTTACACATTTTCAAAGCGTTATAGGAAAAGAATGCAAAAGTCAACTTAAAAAACTAGGTAAAAAAGTAGATTATATCATCGCTGCAGTAGGGGGCGGAAGTAATGCGGGTGGAATTTTTTATGAATTTATCAAAGATGAGGGTGTAAATCTTATTGGAATTGAAGCAGGAGGATTGGGTGTTGATACTCCTTATCATGCAGCAACTTTAACCAAGGGAAAAACAGGTATTATTCATGGCATGAAAACGAAGGTTTTGCAAGATGAATTAGGAAATATCTTGCCTGTGCATAGTGTTTCTGCGGGACTTGATTATCCAGGAATTGGTCCTTTGCATGCTTTTTTATCTCAAAGCGGTAGGGCAAAATATTACGCAATTACTGATGAAGAATGTATGATAGCTTTAAAATTGCTTTGTAAAGAAGAAGGGATTATCCCTGCTATTGAAAGTTCTCATGCTTTGGCATTTTTGGAAAAACTTTGTCCTAAATTAAACAAAAAGAGCGTGATAGTGGTTAATTTATCAGGTAGAGGCGATAAAGATATGCAAACGATTAGAGAATATAAAAAAGGAATGATTTATGGTTGA
- the fliN gene encoding flagellar motor switch protein FliN produces the protein MGSDIDFGDRHGLLQSYEDILDITVDFVSELGTTNMSVAELLKLEVGSVIDLEKPAGESVELYINKRIFGKGEVMVYEKNLAIRINEILDSKTVLQYFKKEI, from the coding sequence ATGGGCAGTGACATTGATTTTGGAGATCGTCACGGACTTTTACAGTCTTATGAAGATATTTTAGATATCACTGTAGATTTTGTTAGTGAGCTTGGTACTACAAATATGAGTGTAGCTGAACTTTTAAAGCTTGAAGTAGGTTCGGTTATCGATCTTGAAAAACCTGCTGGAGAAAGTGTTGAATTATATATTAATAAGCGTATTTTCGGCAAAGGCGAAGTTATGGTTTATGAGAAAAATTTAGCAATTAGAATTAATGAAATTCTAGATTCTAAAACCGTACTTCAATATTTTAAAAAAGAAATTTAA
- a CDS encoding YfhL family 4Fe-4S dicluster ferredoxin, whose amino-acid sequence MALLITKDCVCCDACREECPDEAIYEHSPIYVIDADLCSECVNDFSEPACIVACPYECIIPDPDNVESIEELKLKNRNREF is encoded by the coding sequence ATGGCTCTTTTGATTACTAAAGATTGCGTATGTTGTGATGCTTGTAGGGAAGAGTGTCCAGATGAGGCTATTTATGAACATAGTCCTATCTATGTGATTGATGCTGATCTTTGTTCAGAATGTGTTAATGATTTTTCAGAACCTGCTTGTATAGTAGCATGTCCTTACGAATGTATCATACCTGATCCTGATAATGTTGAAAGCATAGAAGAGTTAAAATTAAAAAATCGCAATAGAGAATTTTAA
- the glmM gene encoding phosphoglucosamine mutase, translated as MKLFGTDGVRGKAGEFLDSFLAMRLAMAAGIYFKDKSVTNNILVGKDTRRSGYMIENAIVSGLTSIGYNVIQIGPMPTPAIAFLTEDMRCDAGIMISASHNPYYDNGIKFFDAHGNKLSEDIEKKIEEIYYDDKLIQSSKVDMEKIGQAKRIDDVIGRYIVSIKNSFPKDLTLKSLRVVLDVAHGAAYKVAPTVFKELGAEVIVMSDKPNGLNINENCGALHPSNLAAEVKRLRADVGFAFDGDADRLVVVDEKGEVANGDSLLGVLALFLKEQGKLKSSVVATIMSNGALKEFLNQHGIELDTCNVGDKYVLEKLKAKGGNFGGEQSGHIIFSDYAKTGDGLIAALQFSALMLCKKKSASTILGQIKPYPQLLTNLKISEKKDLDKIKGLKELKQDLENKNINVLFRYSGTENLIRLLLEAKDAKILEKEMKNVVEFFKKALNG; from the coding sequence ATGAAACTTTTTGGAACAGATGGCGTTCGTGGAAAAGCGGGCGAATTTTTAGATAGTTTTTTAGCTATGCGTCTTGCCATGGCCGCTGGAATTTATTTTAAAGATAAGAGTGTTACAAATAATATTTTAGTAGGTAAAGATACAAGAAGAAGTGGTTATATGATAGAAAATGCTATTGTTTCGGGTCTTACCTCCATAGGATATAATGTAATACAAATAGGTCCTATGCCAACGCCTGCGATTGCGTTTTTAACTGAAGATATGCGTTGTGATGCGGGTATTATGATTTCAGCTTCGCATAATCCTTATTATGATAATGGGATTAAGTTTTTTGATGCACACGGAAATAAGCTTAGTGAAGATATAGAAAAAAAGATTGAAGAAATTTATTATGATGATAAGCTTATTCAAAGCTCTAAAGTTGATATGGAGAAAATCGGTCAAGCCAAAAGAATTGATGATGTTATAGGAAGATATATTGTTTCTATTAAGAATTCTTTCCCTAAGGATTTAACTCTAAAATCATTGCGTGTAGTCTTAGATGTAGCTCATGGAGCAGCCTATAAGGTGGCTCCGACTGTTTTTAAAGAACTTGGAGCCGAAGTTATAGTAATGAGTGATAAACCTAATGGGCTTAATATCAATGAAAATTGCGGTGCCTTGCATCCTTCAAATTTAGCTGCTGAAGTAAAGCGCTTGCGTGCGGATGTCGGTTTTGCTTTTGATGGAGATGCGGATCGTTTGGTTGTGGTAGATGAGAAGGGTGAGGTAGCAAATGGAGATAGCTTGCTCGGAGTTTTAGCCCTTTTCTTAAAAGAACAAGGCAAATTAAAATCTAGTGTAGTAGCTACTATTATGAGTAATGGAGCTTTGAAAGAATTTTTAAATCAGCACGGTATAGAGCTTGATACTTGTAATGTAGGCGATAAATATGTGCTTGAGAAGCTAAAAGCCAAGGGTGGAAATTTCGGTGGAGAGCAAAGCGGGCATATTATTTTTAGTGATTATGCAAAAACAGGAGATGGTCTTATAGCAGCTTTGCAATTTAGTGCTTTGATGCTTTGTAAGAAAAAATCTGCGAGTACTATTTTAGGGCAAATCAAACCTTATCCACAACTTTTAACCAATCTTAAAATTTCAGAAAAAAAAGATTTAGATAAGATTAAGGGTTTGAAAGAGTTAAAACAGGATTTGGAAAATAAAAATATTAATGTGTTATTTCGCTATTCTGGAACAGAAAATTTGATCAGACTTTTACTAGAAGCTAAAGATGCTAAAATTTTAGAAAAAGAAATGAAAAATGTAGTTGAATTTTTCAAGAAAGCATTGAATGGTTAA
- a CDS encoding cytochrome-c peroxidase, whose protein sequence is MKVKSLLIASLVAFSSLNAQSLIEEAKNSGLVALPKDQKGVDEILKANGVKATEFTLDKVELGKKLYFEPRLSKSGIISCNTCHNLGLGGADGISAAVGHKWTANPHHLNSPTVYNAVLNTTQFWDGRAGTLADQAKGPIESEAEMATPAKLAVEKIASLPEYVAEFKKIYGKSGVNFDNIADAIANFERTLITPSRFDNFLNGDEKALTKEEQKGLKLFIDKGCVACHNGVNLGGNMQAFEVAGKYKFANLGDFKGDENGMVKTPTLRNVVETAPYFHNGAIWKLTDAIKEMGSVQLGIQISDKEAKSIETFLKSLTGTKPVVVYPQLPVSTEKTPKPEL, encoded by the coding sequence ATGAAAGTCAAATCGTTATTGATTGCATCATTAGTTGCTTTTTCAAGTTTAAATGCCCAAAGTCTTATAGAAGAGGCTAAAAATTCAGGTTTAGTTGCTTTACCAAAAGATCAAAAAGGTGTGGATGAGATCTTGAAAGCAAATGGAGTAAAGGCTACTGAATTTACTCTTGATAAAGTTGAGCTAGGTAAAAAGCTTTATTTTGAGCCTCGCCTTTCAAAAAGCGGTATTATTTCATGTAATACCTGTCATAATCTAGGACTTGGTGGAGCCGATGGTATTAGTGCAGCAGTAGGACATAAATGGACTGCAAACCCTCATCATTTAAATTCCCCAACTGTATATAATGCCGTTTTAAACACGACTCAATTTTGGGATGGACGTGCAGGAACTTTAGCTGATCAAGCCAAGGGACCTATCGAATCTGAAGCTGAAATGGCAACTCCGGCAAAATTAGCTGTAGAAAAAATCGCTTCTTTGCCTGAATATGTTGCAGAATTTAAGAAAATTTATGGCAAAAGCGGTGTGAATTTTGACAATATTGCCGATGCAATAGCAAATTTTGAAAGAACTTTAATTACTCCATCTCGCTTTGATAATTTCTTAAATGGAGATGAAAAAGCTTTAACTAAAGAGGAGCAAAAAGGTTTAAAACTTTTCATAGATAAAGGTTGTGTAGCTTGTCATAATGGTGTAAATTTGGGTGGAAATATGCAAGCATTTGAGGTTGCAGGTAAATATAAATTTGCAAATTTGGGTGATTTTAAAGGGGATGAAAATGGTATGGTTAAAACCCCAACTTTAAGAAATGTAGTTGAGACAGCTCCATATTTCCATAATGGTGCGATATGGAAATTAACCGATGCGATTAAAGAAATGGGTAGTGTGCAACTTGGTATTCAAATTTCTGATAAAGAGGCAAAAAGCATAGAAACCTTCTTGAAATCTTTAACTGGAACTAAACCAGTGGTGGTTTATCCTCAACTTCCTGTTTCTACGGAAAAAACTCCAAAGCCTGAACTATAA
- the plsY gene encoding glycerol-3-phosphate 1-O-acyltransferase PlsY, translating to MENLIIYAIAYLLGSIPFGLILAKQFAKINIQNQGSKSIGATNVLRVVKEKDPVLAKKLAIATIVLDFAKATIPLLILKFLNYDLNLLWTVAVLTVFGHCFSIYLLFEGGKGVATGAGAMIVLLPLELLTAFIVWFIVGKIFKISSLASLLALLVFIGSSFIFNYDMQTIKTHAPVFIIAFIIIYKHLPNIKRLVFKEECKVI from the coding sequence ATGGAAAATTTAATCATTTATGCAATTGCTTATCTTTTAGGCTCTATTCCTTTTGGTTTAATTTTGGCCAAACAATTTGCTAAGATTAATATACAAAATCAAGGCTCAAAAAGCATAGGCGCAACAAATGTGTTAAGAGTTGTTAAGGAAAAAGATCCAGTTTTAGCTAAAAAACTTGCTATTGCCACTATTGTTTTAGACTTTGCAAAAGCAACTATACCCTTGCTTATACTTAAATTTTTAAATTATGATTTAAATCTACTTTGGACTGTTGCGGTTTTAACGGTATTTGGACATTGCTTTTCAATCTATCTTTTATTTGAAGGTGGTAAAGGGGTTGCAACTGGAGCAGGCGCTATGATAGTGCTTTTGCCTTTAGAACTTTTAACAGCATTTATAGTTTGGTTTATCGTGGGTAAAATTTTTAAAATTTCATCTTTAGCATCTTTATTGGCTTTATTAGTTTTTATAGGAAGTTCTTTTATCTTTAATTATGATATGCAAACCATCAAGACGCATGCGCCTGTATTTATTATAGCTTTTATAATTATTTATAAACATTTGCCAAATATCAAAAGATTGGTTTTCAAAGAAGAATGCAAAGTTATATAA
- the trpD gene encoding anthranilate phosphoribosyltransferase yields MILLIDNYDSFVFNIKSMLENVYEGEILVVRNDKITLDEIKALNPNYIILSPGPKHPKDSGVCLEIFKSQLNIPTLGICLGHQALGFSFKAEIAKLQNPMHAKNSLIKIYNKNTIFKDFEDEVSVMRYHSLEVKNLPDDFEILALSDDNVIMAMKHKTLPYFGVQFHPESYFSEYGIKIFANFLNQEKAVQDKKHTLGFYLQKMSENHYLESEDFSEICKIIMSRDYEPLQAAALLVLISEKSLNQKSLSSLVREILRYSKTFSDESDMIDICGTGGDNFKSINVSTASAFILAALGVKVAKHGNRAISSSSGSTDVLDALDVKIPDNLECALNDLQNKNLAFFHAPYFHPLVGELRELRAKLGIRTVFNVLGPLLHPNLKLKYQMMGNYHAPVHKLLAEVLRSLGRKRALVVRGNDGMDEISICDETKIFEVREGEIYEYGVTPEQFGFKRAFHSEIMGGNAYENAKDLKDILGGKMQGAKFDIVVLNSMFALYTANKVSTPLKAKDIILEAIYSGKVMEYFRSLNDKA; encoded by the coding sequence ATGATACTTTTGATTGATAATTATGATTCTTTTGTTTTCAATATCAAGTCCATGCTTGAAAATGTATATGAGGGTGAAATTTTAGTTGTTCGAAATGATAAAATCACTCTTGATGAAATCAAAGCTTTAAATCCAAACTACATCATTTTAAGTCCTGGCCCAAAACATCCAAAAGATAGTGGAGTATGTCTTGAAATTTTTAAATCACAACTCAACATCCCTACGCTTGGAATTTGCTTAGGACATCAAGCTTTGGGTTTTAGTTTTAAGGCTGAAATTGCTAAATTGCAAAATCCTATGCACGCAAAAAATTCCCTAATTAAAATTTATAATAAAAATACCATTTTTAAAGATTTTGAAGATGAAGTAAGTGTGATGCGTTATCACTCTTTAGAGGTTAAAAATTTGCCTGATGATTTTGAAATTTTGGCTTTGAGTGATGATAATGTTATCATGGCTATGAAACATAAAACTTTACCTTATTTTGGCGTACAGTTTCATCCTGAAAGTTATTTTAGCGAATACGGAATCAAAATTTTTGCTAATTTTTTAAATCAAGAAAAAGCAGTTCAGGATAAAAAACATACTCTTGGATTTTATTTGCAAAAAATGAGTGAAAATCATTATTTGGAAAGTGAAGACTTTTCAGAAATTTGCAAGATTATTATGAGTAGGGATTATGAGCCTTTACAAGCGGCTGCTTTACTTGTTTTAATCAGTGAAAAATCCCTTAATCAAAAATCTTTAAGCAGTCTTGTGCGTGAAATTTTACGTTATTCTAAAACCTTTAGCGATGAAAGTGATATGATAGATATATGTGGTACTGGAGGAGATAATTTTAAAAGTATTAATGTATCAACAGCAAGTGCTTTTATTTTAGCAGCTTTAGGAGTAAAGGTAGCAAAACATGGGAATAGAGCGATTTCCAGTTCAAGCGGAAGCACTGATGTTTTAGATGCTTTAGATGTAAAAATTCCTGATAATTTAGAATGTGCTTTAAATGATTTGCAAAATAAAAATTTAGCCTTTTTTCATGCTCCGTATTTTCATCCTTTAGTAGGTGAGCTAAGGGAGCTTAGAGCAAAGCTTGGCATAAGAACTGTATTTAATGTTTTAGGGCCCTTACTTCATCCTAATTTAAAGCTTAAATATCAAATGATGGGAAATTATCACGCACCTGTACATAAACTTTTGGCTGAAGTTTTAAGATCACTAGGACGAAAAAGAGCTTTGGTGGTGCGTGGCAATGATGGTATGGATGAGATTAGCATTTGCGATGAAACAAAGATTTTTGAAGTAAGAGAGGGTGAAATTTATGAATACGGCGTTACACCCGAACAATTTGGCTTTAAACGAGCTTTCCATAGTGAGATTATGGGAGGCAATGCTTATGAAAATGCTAAAGATTTAAAAGATATCTTAGGTGGAAAAATGCAAGGGGCTAAATTTGATATTGTGGTTTTAAATTCTATGTTTGCACTTTATACAGCCAACAAAGTTTCAACACCTTTAAAAGCAAAAGATATTATTTTAGAGGCTATATATTCTGGTAAGGTGATGGAGTATTTTAGGAGCCTAAATGACAAAGCTTAA
- the hsrA gene encoding homeostatic response regulator transcription factor HsrA, with translation MRILVIEDEISLNKTIIDNLNEFGYQTDSSENFKDGEYFIGIRHYDLVLASWNLPDGDGAELVNTIKHKSPRTSVMIMSAKTDKDTEIKALKAGADDFVKKPLDFDILLARIEARLRLGGTNVIKIEDLVIDPDEEKITYKGQDIELKGKPFEVLTHLARHSDQIVSKEQLLDAIWEEPELVTPNVIEVAINQIRQKMDKPLNISTIETVRRRGYRFCFPKKS, from the coding sequence ATGAGGATTTTAGTTATAGAGGATGAAATTAGCCTTAATAAAACTATTATAGATAATCTTAATGAATTTGGTTATCAAACTGACTCTTCAGAAAATTTCAAAGATGGTGAATATTTTATTGGGATAAGACACTATGATTTGGTATTAGCAAGCTGGAATTTACCTGATGGTGATGGCGCAGAGCTTGTAAATACAATTAAGCATAAGTCTCCAAGAACTTCTGTGATGATTATGTCTGCAAAAACAGACAAAGATACAGAAATTAAAGCATTAAAAGCTGGAGCGGATGACTTTGTAAAAAAACCTTTAGATTTTGATATTTTATTGGCTAGAATAGAAGCAAGACTTAGACTTGGCGGCACCAATGTAATCAAAATAGAAGATTTAGTTATTGACCCTGATGAAGAGAAAATAACTTATAAGGGACAAGATATAGAGCTTAAAGGAAAGCCTTTTGAAGTTTTAACTCATTTAGCAAGACATTCGGATCAAATTGTGTCTAAAGAACAACTTTTAGATGCTATTTGGGAAGAACCTGAACTCGTTACACCTAATGTAATCGAAGTAGCAATCAATCAAATACGCCAAAAAATGGACAAACCTTTAAACATCTCTACCATAGAAACTGTTCGACGTAGAGGATATCGCTTCTGTTTTCCTAAAAAATCCTAA
- a CDS encoding phosphoribosylanthranilate isomerase — MTKLKICGIKDENNAKEIAELNVDFMGLIFAKSPRQVSLEQAMSLSDIIHAGFKKSVGVFVDENLEFILKAIKQVKLDGVQIHRKMSKFEFKTLKESGVFVWQVLSVGDRLELEENIYADLILFDTKGKFHGGNGESFNWDLLKDFKKDFALAGGIGTHNINEALSLKPKIIDLNSKIEKENHLKDVEKIKYILKEMKK, encoded by the coding sequence ATGACAAAGCTTAAAATTTGTGGCATTAAGGATGAAAACAATGCCAAGGAAATTGCTGAATTAAATGTCGATTTCATGGGGCTTATTTTTGCAAAAAGTCCTAGACAGGTTAGTTTAGAGCAAGCGATGAGTTTAAGCGATATCATCCATGCGGGATTTAAAAAGAGTGTGGGGGTTTTTGTCGATGAAAATTTGGAATTTATTTTAAAAGCAATCAAGCAAGTAAAGCTTGATGGAGTGCAAATTCATAGAAAAATGAGTAAATTTGAGTTTAAAACTTTAAAAGAAAGTGGAGTTTTTGTTTGGCAGGTTTTAAGTGTAGGGGATCGTTTGGAATTGGAAGAAAATATTTATGCGGATTTAATTTTATTTGATACTAAGGGAAAATTTCATGGAGGCAATGGGGAAAGTTTTAACTGGGATCTTTTGAAAGACTTTAAAAAAGATTTTGCCTTAGCAGGAGGCATAGGAACTCATAATATCAATGAAGCTTTAAGTTTAAAACCAAAAATCATAGACTTAAATTCAAAGATAGAAAAGGAAAATCATTTAAAAGATGTGGAAAAAATCAAATATATTTTAAAGGAGATGAAAAAATGA
- a CDS encoding Ppx/GppA phosphatase family protein, which produces MAKKTAVVDLGSNSIRMVVFEKTSRYSFYTTCEYKRKVRLGENAYNNGKILQEDSMQRAENALAFFKQCALKHKCKKIFIIGTSALRDAPNSKDFIKRIKDKLNLNIRCIDGKNESYLGGLATLNLLSPFRDGTTLDIGGGSSELCLIKNNKIISCISLDIGTVRLKELFYDKGKTDALDDFINPILEQIPSEFCNQNLIAIGGSLRAISNSIMQKNSYPLKNIHDFRYMLEDEKEHILKIFNCKADALINFGIKKDRFDTIKEGIFIFLKIAEKLKTKQIITSGVGIREGIYLQDLLRPKHTFPINFNPSLKSLQDRFLQGNINNKTPYFSMQIFKVLQTLHKIHEKYKQSLLNAAKLCHLGEYLNFYFANEHSAYFILNGLNYGFSHQEKVLIATLIRLNGKKVNPYNLEPYKQLLPNTHIISWLNFILSLAKILSTNENKIEIAFANNTLYIYSESKILDLPKDELKKITKPATIALAINQKP; this is translated from the coding sequence ATGGCAAAAAAAACCGCTGTTGTAGACTTAGGATCAAATTCCATTAGAATGGTGGTTTTTGAAAAAACTTCGAGGTATAGTTTTTACACTACCTGTGAATACAAACGCAAAGTCAGACTTGGGGAAAATGCTTATAATAATGGAAAAATTCTTCAAGAAGACTCTATGCAAAGAGCTGAAAATGCTTTGGCTTTTTTTAAACAATGCGCCCTAAAGCATAAATGTAAAAAAATATTCATTATAGGTACTTCGGCCTTAAGAGATGCTCCAAATTCTAAAGATTTTATTAAAAGAATTAAAGATAAGCTAAACTTAAATATTCGATGTATTGATGGGAAAAACGAAAGTTATCTTGGTGGTCTTGCAACCTTGAATTTATTGAGTCCTTTTAGAGATGGCACGACGCTTGATATAGGTGGGGGATCAAGCGAACTTTGCCTTATTAAAAATAATAAAATCATCTCTTGTATTTCATTAGACATAGGAACGGTAAGATTAAAAGAATTGTTTTACGATAAAGGCAAAACAGATGCTTTGGATGATTTTATCAATCCGATTTTAGAACAAATTCCTTCTGAATTTTGCAATCAAAATCTCATTGCAATAGGTGGAAGCTTAAGAGCAATCTCAAATTCTATTATGCAAAAAAACTCTTATCCCTTAAAAAATATACATGATTTTAGATATATGCTTGAAGATGAAAAAGAGCATATTTTAAAAATTTTTAATTGCAAAGCAGATGCGTTGATTAATTTTGGTATCAAAAAAGATCGTTTTGATACTATTAAAGAAGGTATTTTTATCTTTCTAAAAATAGCAGAAAAACTCAAAACCAAGCAAATTATTACTAGTGGGGTAGGTATTCGCGAGGGTATATATTTACAAGATTTATTACGTCCTAAACATACTTTTCCTATAAATTTTAACCCTAGTTTAAAATCTCTACAAGATAGATTTCTTCAAGGAAATATAAACAATAAAACACCTTATTTTTCTATGCAAATTTTTAAAGTCTTGCAAACTCTTCATAAAATCCATGAAAAATACAAACAAAGTCTATTAAATGCCGCAAAACTTTGTCATTTGGGTGAATATTTAAATTTTTATTTTGCTAACGAACACTCAGCATATTTTATTTTAAATGGGTTAAATTATGGCTTTTCACATCAAGAAAAAGTGTTGATTGCAACTCTTATTAGACTCAATGGCAAGAAAGTCAATCCTTATAATCTTGAACCCTATAAGCAGCTTTTACCAAACACTCATATCATTTCTTGGCTGAATTTTATTCTTAGTTTAGCCAAAATATTAAGCACAAATGAAAATAAAATTGAAATTGCCTTTGCCAATAATACGCTTTATATTTATAGCGAATCAAAAATTCTTGATCTACCCAAAGATGAGCTCAAAAAAATTACCAAACCAGCTACGATAGCCCTAGCTATCAATCAAAAGCCTTAA
- a CDS encoding dihydroneopterin aldolase, producing MQSYINIKMQFKCIIGILKFERKKKQKVCVHLKAKANDFLDYAKVSKKIKKYYKKEQFLTLEESLEFVCAKLHKKFPQIYYIKISTYKPEIIKNTRVGVKLKKFY from the coding sequence ATGCAAAGTTATATAAATATCAAAATGCAGTTTAAATGCATTATAGGAATATTAAAATTTGAACGCAAGAAAAAACAAAAAGTTTGCGTTCATCTTAAGGCTAAGGCGAACGATTTTTTAGATTATGCTAAAGTGTCAAAAAAAATCAAAAAATACTATAAAAAAGAACAATTTCTTACCCTAGAAGAATCTTTAGAATTTGTTTGTGCAAAATTACATAAAAAATTTCCACAAATTTACTATATCAAAATTTCAACTTATAAACCTGAAATAATCAAAAATACAAGAGTTGGAGTAAAATTAAAAAAATTTTATTAA